Sequence from the Thalassoglobus sp. JC818 genome:
CAAAGGGATCGCTGCTTCGACGGTCCAGCTATCGCGGTCCTGATGAGTTGCGACGAACCAGTTGGGATCGAATCCAAGATCGTCCCAGCATCGCTCTCGTGTCCAGCCTCGCTGGTCGACTTCGAATTCATAGAACGTGGAGTAGTCGCGGTCTGTGTCGATCTGAATCGAGATCCTGTCGAATCGTTCCAGCGAGCCATCTCGCGGACGGCCAGTGGTTTGAGTCTCTGCGTACGGAACTTCCGTGTGTTTCGGAATACTCATCGCGAAATAGAAGTACTCTTCATCGTGAGAAAAGAAAGCAATTGGGCGAAGCTGTGGCGATCGCTGAGTCCGTCGTGATTGTCCTTCGGTTCCAATGAATGCTTCCGCCTGATGAGTGGAATCGAGCGGGACTTCAATCGCTTCTGCCCAGCAGGGGTCCGTCAATTCTCCATCGAGCACTGGTGGGAAAGATGTCATCTTGCAGTTCAGCATCGGCTTCGGCGAAAGCGCGCCTCGCTTCAAAAGCGATGCTTCTCCCTGAGCAGCGACATACCATGGATCGTCGGGATTCAGACGCTGGAGATATCGATTGTAAATCGCGTCGGCTCGCTTGCTCTTGTTCGTCTTTCGGTAGAGGGCAGCGAGCGTGAATTGCAGGTCGTCGACCGAGTTCAACTGCGGCGATGATTCCATGGCCGCTTCGGCAACAACTCCAGCCAATTCCTGCCACCTCGTCTGGCGCATTTGCAATTGATTCCCACGCTCTGAATTGCCGAGAACAGCCATCGGACTATTTCCAAGAGTTGGAACGCGGGCCTGGCTGGTTTGTGTGGAAGGGTCTTGCAACAGCTTCAGGTCTTCTTCGATGCTGTCAGGTGTTGTGACTCGATCTGAGAGTTCAGACAGATACTGAAAGTTCGCCTGAAGGATTGAACGATCCGTCGAAGCTGTGATGTCGGTCGCCGAGATGGACTTGAGACGTTGCCAGCCCAACTCCGAACTCGTCCAGAAAGGGACCAACCACAAGATCGATTGTCTGGCACACGGTTCATTCGAGTAGTCCTGCAGCAGTTGGGTGTAGACTTGCTCGGCGAGGTCCCATTCGCCATTCATGCGAAACTGAAGAGCCAGATCAGCAAGTTGTCGGGCAGCTTGTTCCTGGTTGAGCGGCCGCATCATCGAGCCGAGTTGTCCGATCAGTTGGCCACCGGATGCATCGGATTGCATGGCATGTTGCGAAATCGACGAAATATGCCGGCGATGTTGTGACTGAGCGATCAGTTCATCAAATACTTCAGTGCGGACAGCCGGAAGTGCCCGACGCGCAGCTGTGTCGATGGGAATCTGCAGGTCGCCGAACAGAGTTGCTCTTGAATTCTTGGAATCGGAAGCTGACCAGATGACGTCATAGGAGACCGATTGAGGTTGCGAGGTGCGCGTCGTTTCCAGCAGCGACTTCGCGTTGGCACTCGCGATATCGAGAGTTGTTCCAAGATTGGGGAGGACCTCGAAAGCATCCTGTGTGAAGTGGCCCTGACTGCCGGGAGCTCGTTGCATCACCACTTTCTGGACTTGCCAGACGGGGAGTCCCGCGAGTCTGTGTTCCGGGTATCGGGAGGGATCTGCAGCTTGCTGAATGGCTGTCAGGATCGCATTGTGGAGCAGTTCAGTCGTTGCGTCTTCCTGTGGTGCTTCATCCAGAAGAATGAGATCAGGACGGTATGTTCGGATGCGTGCTACGAGACTTCCCAGAACGATCTGCGGCAATTGCTGATCGTGAATGGAGGTCCACTCCTTGATTAAATCTGGTTGGCTCGATTTGAGACCGGGGATTTCGAGCGGTAGGCTCCAGTGAATTTCGGATGTGTTGCCTCCCGACTTGAGGACAGCATGCTTGAGACGCAAGTTGCTGGCGTCATTAGCGTGAGCATCTGGGCCAATGTCGGATCTGGTCAGGATGGTTGTCGCTGTGCGATACCCGGACTCTCCGCTCCATCGATTCAGAAACTCGATCGGTGTGCGACTTGTGTAAGCATGAACGGACCAACTGGCGACTCGTCTGTTATCTCCACGGACGGGATACCATGTCGCTCCACCGTCTGTTGTTCGAGAAATGCGTCCGAGAAGTCCAACGGCAATGCCGTCCGTTTCGTTGACGAAGTGGACGGATGTCAGCGGCGTCGGATCGCCTGTTCCTTGCGGTGTCCACGATTTGCCTGCGTCTGCCGAGTGCCAGATGACTGAGCCCGGTGAGCCGACGATCCAGACTTTCGAGTCAACCTGCGCGACTCCCTGAAAGTCGGTGAACTTCTTGAATTCCCTGGAAAGGTCACTTTCGGGGATTTCCCATGAGACTCCTCGATTCGAACTGGCGAGAACGAGACCACCATCGCCGGCCAGCCACGCGTTCCCGTTTGAATCGATGGTGACGTCATTGAGCGACTGCAAGTGGCTGGATGTCGCGTTGCCGTAGGTCAGTGTTCCGTTGGCGAGGATCGATTGCTGGCCGAGCGGACCGACGACCAGTCCGTTCCGCATGTCGAAAAAGGCACCGTCATTCCAACGGGCGTTCGATGTTGCGTTGACTGCTGTCCAGGTTTGCCCGCCATCTTCTGTTTCAAGAATCCCGGCAGGTGCATCGATCGAGCGTTCGCCGACGACAATGCCGTGATCGAAATCAAAGAAGCGGATGGTCTTCACATAGTTGAGCTGTTGGCTCGAGATGACGCTCCAGGACTTTCCTCCATCTTGCGTCTTTAGAACAAGCCCGCGCGTTTGACCACCAACTGGATCAATTGTGCCTCCAGCGATCCACCCGACCTGATCGGTCAGGAAGCAGATGCTCTGAAAGGAATAGTCATTCACTCCGGCGACGGTCGGGATTAGAGACCATGATTGGCCGCCGTCGGTCGATTTCCAGACTGTTCCTTGATCGCCAACTGCCCAGCCGTTTTTCTCGCCGACGAATTTCACTTCGTTGAGTGAAGCATCGTCCTGCATCGGGCTAATGGGCGCTTTCGCGGAGGGGAGGGTGTGCTGTGCTGGAAGTTGTGCGTGCGCCACACCGACGAAGTGCATGATCACGCCGAGAATTGTTACGGTCAGGCGTGCTGGCCAAGCGACATCCATGTCCTGCGCCATGATTGGTCCTCAATTCAGAAGAGTACCCAAGAGGTAACTTTTGGGCTCAAAAAGAATGAGGCACCCTATTGCAGAATTCGCCGGTCGGTCAATATCGCCTTCGGCCAGGGTCGCAAAGAAGGCTTACTTCTAACGCGACAGACCTCGCGTTAGAAACAAGCATCCTGGAGAAAGGCGCCCCCCTGGATTCCACTCTTGGTGGAATACTCACCCTTCTCCAAGCAAGGTATACAATCGGCAAGATTGGAAGAAGAAATGAACTTTTCTGGAAGATCTCTTGACAACTTTTCAAGTCGCCGGTTCTGACGGCGCTGAGCAACTCTTCACCGCAGAGCGCGAGGCAGAGTCTGCTCATTAAGAAGCGACGGTGCCCGCCTTCAATAGACGGACACCGCCACCAAGCAGGGAGACAGGACGAACAGCTTCTGCCAGAAGAGATC
This genomic interval carries:
- a CDS encoding YCF48-related protein, with the protein product MAQDMDVAWPARLTVTILGVIMHFVGVAHAQLPAQHTLPSAKAPISPMQDDASLNEVKFVGEKNGWAVGDQGTVWKSTDGGQSWSLIPTVAGVNDYSFQSICFLTDQVGWIAGGTIDPVGGQTRGLVLKTQDGGKSWSVISSQQLNYVKTIRFFDFDHGIVVGERSIDAPAGILETEDGGQTWTAVNATSNARWNDGAFFDMRNGLVVGPLGQQSILANGTLTYGNATSSHLQSLNDVTIDSNGNAWLAGDGGLVLASSNRGVSWEIPESDLSREFKKFTDFQGVAQVDSKVWIVGSPGSVIWHSADAGKSWTPQGTGDPTPLTSVHFVNETDGIAVGLLGRISRTTDGGATWYPVRGDNRRVASWSVHAYTSRTPIEFLNRWSGESGYRTATTILTRSDIGPDAHANDASNLRLKHAVLKSGGNTSEIHWSLPLEIPGLKSSQPDLIKEWTSIHDQQLPQIVLGSLVARIRTYRPDLILLDEAPQEDATTELLHNAILTAIQQAADPSRYPEHRLAGLPVWQVQKVVMQRAPGSQGHFTQDAFEVLPNLGTTLDIASANAKSLLETTRTSQPQSVSYDVIWSASDSKNSRATLFGDLQIPIDTAARRALPAVRTEVFDELIAQSQHRRHISSISQHAMQSDASGGQLIGQLGSMMRPLNQEQAARQLADLALQFRMNGEWDLAEQVYTQLLQDYSNEPCARQSILWLVPFWTSSELGWQRLKSISATDITASTDRSILQANFQYLSELSDRVTTPDSIEEDLKLLQDPSTQTSQARVPTLGNSPMAVLGNSERGNQLQMRQTRWQELAGVVAEAAMESSPQLNSVDDLQFTLAALYRKTNKSKRADAIYNRYLQRLNPDDPWYVAAQGEASLLKRGALSPKPMLNCKMTSFPPVLDGELTDPCWAEAIEVPLDSTHQAEAFIGTEGQSRRTQRSPQLRPIAFFSHDEEYFYFAMSIPKHTEVPYAETQTTGRPRDGSLERFDRISIQIDTDRDYSTFYEFEVDQRGWTRERCWDDLGFDPNWFVATHQDRDSWTVEAAIPLSELAPPELTFGQTWAVGVTRIVPAKQVQTWTGAGGEIPLAPKFGLMNLISAPVTN